A part of Mycolicibacterium sp. TUM20985 genomic DNA contains:
- a CDS encoding TerC family protein yields the protein MTVPFWAWAAVLGVILAMLAIDLFAHREAHVVGIREAAAWSAVWITLGLTFGGVVWWVWGGEFAAQYYAGYVIEKSLAVDNVFVFAIIFSYFAVPREYQHRVLFYGVLGALVFRAVFIAAGSVLIASFAWILYVFGAFLVATGLRMALHRNETINPERSLVLRAFRRIIPVTDDYHGQKFLVRQAGRWVATPLLAVLVLVEVTDIIFAVDSIPAIFAVTQQPFLVFTSNAFAILGLRAMYFLLADLMHRFVYLKLGLALVLVWVGIKMLLLEIYKIPTGISLAVVIALLTAAFTASWIRTRRSDESLTPGPTLAIVAGEGSTSPSPPSSTRSARCGSGEGARDPRGSSETSFHDGNGTRHDR from the coding sequence GTGACCGTTCCGTTCTGGGCCTGGGCAGCCGTGCTGGGTGTCATCTTGGCCATGCTCGCCATCGACCTCTTCGCGCATCGTGAGGCGCACGTCGTCGGCATTCGCGAGGCCGCCGCCTGGTCAGCAGTGTGGATCACCTTGGGATTGACCTTCGGTGGCGTCGTCTGGTGGGTGTGGGGCGGTGAGTTCGCCGCCCAGTACTACGCCGGCTACGTAATCGAGAAGTCCCTGGCGGTGGACAACGTCTTCGTCTTCGCGATCATCTTCAGCTACTTCGCCGTCCCGAGGGAGTACCAGCACCGGGTGCTCTTCTATGGCGTGCTCGGGGCGTTGGTCTTCAGGGCGGTGTTCATCGCCGCCGGTTCCGTTCTCATCGCCAGCTTCGCCTGGATCCTGTACGTCTTCGGGGCGTTCCTGGTGGCGACCGGACTGCGAATGGCCCTGCACCGCAACGAGACGATTAACCCCGAGCGCAGTTTGGTGCTCCGAGCGTTCCGCCGGATCATTCCCGTCACCGATGATTACCACGGGCAGAAGTTCCTGGTCCGGCAGGCCGGTCGATGGGTCGCCACGCCGTTGTTGGCGGTGCTCGTTCTCGTCGAGGTCACCGACATCATCTTCGCCGTGGACTCGATCCCCGCCATCTTCGCCGTCACTCAGCAGCCGTTCCTGGTGTTCACCTCGAATGCCTTTGCGATTCTCGGCCTTCGCGCCATGTACTTCCTGCTCGCCGACCTGATGCATCGCTTCGTCTACCTCAAGCTGGGCCTCGCGCTGGTACTGGTCTGGGTCGGCATCAAGATGCTGCTGCTCGAGATCTACAAGATCCCGACCGGTATCTCGCTGGCCGTGGTCATCGCGTTGCTCACCGCCGCGTTCACCGCGAGCTGGATCCGCACTCGGCGCAGCGATGAATCCTTGACACCCGGGCCGACTCTCGCCATTGTGGCGGGGGAGGGGAGTACCTCACCCAGCCCTCCGTCGTCAACACGTTCCGCCCGATGCGGATCCGGCGAAGGCGCCCGCGACCCACGCGGGTCGAGCGAGACCTCGTTTCATGACGGAAACGGAACTCGCCATGACCGATGA
- a CDS encoding baeRF3 domain-containing protein: protein MTETELAMTDEISIAHPKPVRPGRAGSRRIAALNATTVAELQSLRAYPSVSILASTRPGSTMHGDDVATLRSFTGQAAQRLATEGVADAERLLAALHAMVEEAAGRPTGRGVALFVSAEHASRVDLPVPVVDRCVIDPTFATRDLVRALHHTPRHAVLLLSTDQARLLRGHGSVLASAATGSFPVRRAAGRGTRGETTTDFLRRVDRTLGVALRLSPMPLVLAAAEPTASEFRRLSRHTDRLAGVVKGNHLTTPTDRLVELTRPLLNDYLRSRAGQALEFIERRASVGRVLRDIGSAWLAARWERPEMLAVEEDYFYPARLGPDGDRLLPAVDVDHPEVIDDAVDELIEMVLSRGGWVALVGPGQLPNGSHLALTLRRP from the coding sequence ATGACGGAAACGGAACTCGCCATGACCGATGAGATCAGCATTGCCCACCCCAAGCCCGTACGGCCCGGCCGGGCGGGCAGTCGCCGCATTGCCGCGCTGAACGCCACCACGGTGGCGGAGCTGCAATCGCTACGTGCCTATCCGAGCGTCTCCATCCTGGCCAGCACGCGGCCCGGTTCGACCATGCACGGCGACGACGTCGCCACCCTCCGGTCGTTCACGGGGCAGGCGGCGCAACGACTCGCGACGGAGGGCGTGGCCGACGCGGAGCGCCTGCTCGCGGCGCTGCACGCCATGGTGGAGGAGGCGGCGGGCCGGCCGACGGGCCGAGGCGTGGCGTTGTTCGTCAGCGCCGAGCACGCCAGTCGCGTGGATCTACCCGTGCCCGTCGTGGATCGGTGCGTCATCGATCCGACGTTCGCGACGCGAGATCTGGTCCGGGCGCTGCACCACACGCCCCGTCATGCGGTGCTCCTGCTCTCGACGGACCAGGCGCGCCTGCTCCGCGGGCACGGCTCGGTGCTCGCCTCCGCCGCCACCGGCAGCTTCCCGGTTCGCCGCGCGGCCGGCAGGGGTACCCGAGGGGAGACGACCACCGACTTCCTCCGCCGGGTCGACCGCACTCTCGGGGTGGCGCTACGACTCAGCCCCATGCCGCTGGTGCTCGCGGCAGCAGAGCCGACGGCCTCGGAGTTTCGCCGGTTGTCACGCCACACCGATCGTCTGGCGGGCGTCGTCAAGGGCAACCACCTCACCACCCCGACCGATCGACTGGTCGAGCTGACGCGGCCACTGTTGAACGACTACCTGCGATCTCGCGCGGGGCAGGCCCTCGAGTTCATCGAACGACGTGCGAGCGTCGGGCGCGTGTTGCGGGACATCGGCAGCGCGTGGCTGGCTGCGCGTTGGGAGCGTCCCGAGATGCTCGCCGTGGAGGAGGACTACTTCTACCCCGCCCGTTTGGGCCCCGACGGTGACAGGCTCCTGCCCGCGGTCGACGTGGATCACCCCGAGGTCATCGACGATGCGGTCGACGAACTGATCGAGATGGTTCTGAGCCGCGGCGGGTGGGTGGCTCTCGTGGGGCCGGGTCAATTGCCCAACGGCAGTCACCTCGCGTTGACTCTCCGCCGGCCCTGA
- the corA gene encoding magnesium/cobalt transporter CorA produces MLRTTNRRPMEPDAQSIHVPVARAMVDCGVYADGRRLHGKYTHAAALNKVRELELDGIAAFVWIGLHEPDEHQMQSVADVFGLHELAVEDAVHAHQRPKLERYDNTLFLVLKTIIYVEHESGDKAREIVETGEIMIFVGPDFVVTVRHGDHGGLAGVRRRMDSTPANCALGPYAVMHAIADHVVDSYLEVTDSVENDIDAMEENVFSPNSSTDIEHIYLLKREVVEMRRAVSPLTLALQRIGSDHNDLISKEVRRYMRDVLDHNTQASDRIASYDEVLSSLVQAAVGKVSMQQNIDMRKISAWVAIAAVPTALAGIYGMNFDHMPELHQVWGYPAVLTVMATICTVLYVTFRRNHWL; encoded by the coding sequence ATGTTGCGGACGACGAACCGTCGTCCCATGGAGCCCGACGCCCAGTCGATCCACGTACCCGTCGCCAGGGCGATGGTCGACTGCGGCGTCTACGCCGACGGCAGACGACTGCACGGCAAGTACACCCATGCCGCAGCCCTGAACAAGGTGCGCGAGCTCGAACTCGACGGCATCGCTGCCTTCGTCTGGATCGGTCTGCACGAACCCGACGAGCATCAGATGCAGTCCGTTGCCGACGTCTTCGGCCTGCACGAGCTCGCCGTCGAGGACGCGGTGCACGCACATCAGCGACCGAAGCTGGAGCGTTACGACAACACCTTGTTCCTGGTGCTGAAGACCATCATCTACGTCGAACACGAGTCGGGCGACAAGGCCCGCGAGATCGTCGAGACCGGCGAGATCATGATCTTCGTGGGGCCCGACTTCGTGGTCACCGTCCGCCACGGAGATCACGGCGGGCTGGCCGGGGTCCGCCGCCGGATGGACAGCACGCCCGCCAACTGCGCGCTGGGCCCGTACGCCGTGATGCACGCCATCGCCGACCACGTCGTCGACTCCTACCTCGAGGTCACCGATTCCGTCGAGAACGACATCGACGCGATGGAGGAGAACGTGTTCTCCCCCAACAGCTCCACCGACATCGAGCACATCTACCTGCTCAAGCGGGAGGTCGTCGAGATGCGACGCGCGGTCAGCCCATTGACCTTGGCGCTGCAACGGATTGGTTCCGACCACAACGATCTGATCTCCAAGGAGGTCCGGCGGTACATGCGCGACGTCTTGGACCACAACACCCAGGCCTCCGACCGCATCGCCAGCTACGACGAGGTATTGAGCTCGCTCGTTCAGGCCGCCGTCGGCAAGGTGTCGATGCAGCAGAACATCGACATGCGCAAGATCTCGGCCTGGGTTGCCATCGCGGCGGTGCCGACGGCCCTGGCCGGCATCTACGGGATGAACTTCGACCACATGCCCGAGCTGCACCAGGTATGGGGCTACCCGGCCGTGCTGACGGTGATGGCGACGATCTGCACCGTGCTGTACGTGACGTTCCGGCGCAATCACTGGTTGTGA
- a CDS encoding NAD(P)-dependent malic enzyme: MTEAVRTPQVVIDDASIFDAHEGGKLSVALKAPLDTQRALSIAYTPGVAQVSRAIAADHTLAAKYTWANRLVAVISDGSAVLGLGDIGPAASLPVMEGKSALFKTFGGLDSIPIVLATNDPDEIVETIIRLRPTFGAVNLEDISAPRCFEIERRVIEALDCPVMHDDQHGTAIVVLAALRGATTVLDRDMHTLRVVISGAGAAGVACANILLAAGIRDLTLLDSKGIVHSGRDDLNPFKAELAARTNPGGRTGGTAEAVDGADMFLGLSAGVVPEEIIATMAPGGIVFALSNPDPEIHPDAARKYAAVVATGRSDFPNQINNVLAFPGVFRGALDAGARRITEAMKVAAAEAIFSVVGDDLAIDHIVPSALDPRVAPAVAAAVAAASKL; the protein is encoded by the coding sequence ATGACTGAAGCGGTGCGCACACCCCAGGTCGTCATCGACGACGCCTCGATCTTCGACGCTCACGAGGGGGGCAAGCTGTCGGTCGCGTTGAAGGCGCCGTTGGACACCCAGCGCGCCCTGTCGATCGCGTACACGCCGGGTGTCGCACAGGTCAGCCGCGCGATCGCTGCCGACCACACCCTTGCCGCCAAGTACACCTGGGCCAATCGGCTGGTCGCGGTCATCAGCGATGGCAGTGCCGTTCTCGGCCTCGGCGACATCGGCCCCGCGGCGTCGCTTCCGGTGATGGAGGGCAAGAGCGCCCTGTTCAAGACGTTCGGCGGGCTCGACTCGATCCCGATCGTGCTGGCCACCAACGACCCCGACGAGATCGTCGAGACGATCATCCGGCTGCGCCCGACCTTCGGCGCGGTGAACCTCGAGGACATCTCGGCACCGCGCTGCTTCGAGATCGAGCGCCGTGTCATCGAGGCGCTGGACTGTCCCGTCATGCACGACGATCAGCACGGTACGGCGATCGTCGTGCTCGCGGCGCTGCGCGGCGCCACCACCGTGCTCGACCGCGACATGCACACGCTGCGCGTCGTGATCTCGGGCGCGGGGGCGGCCGGCGTCGCGTGCGCCAACATCCTGCTCGCGGCCGGGATCCGCGACCTGACGCTGCTGGACAGCAAGGGCATCGTCCACTCGGGTCGTGACGATCTCAACCCCTTCAAGGCCGAGCTTGCAGCGAGGACCAATCCAGGCGGCCGCACGGGTGGGACGGCCGAGGCGGTCGACGGCGCGGACATGTTCCTCGGCCTGTCGGCGGGTGTCGTACCGGAGGAGATCATCGCGACGATGGCCCCGGGCGGCATCGTCTTCGCGCTGTCCAATCCCGACCCCGAGATCCACCCCGATGCGGCCCGCAAGTACGCGGCCGTCGTGGCCACCGGCCGCAGCGACTTCCCCAACCAGATCAACAACGTGCTGGCCTTCCCCGGGGTGTTCCGCGGGGCGCTCGACGCGGGCGCCCGCCGTATCACCGAGGCGATGAAGGTGGCCGCCGCCGAGGCGATCTTCTCCGTCGTCGGTGACGATCTGGCCATCGACCACATCGTGCCCAGCGCACTGGACCCGCGGGTGGCGCCGGCCGTGGCGGCGGCGGTGGCGGCGGCGTCGAAGCTCTGA
- a CDS encoding glycine betaine ABC transporter substrate-binding protein has protein sequence MTLRRVAMLLAVLLLAGCGGPPPASSVAVGAGPDAAGTLLAHLYAAALRSYGSAAHVEPSPDPLADLDTGDVEVVPGFTGRLLVRFDPGATARAPEQVYRSMISALPEGIGAGDYAQSAEDKPALAVTDATAAKWDSRDVAALVSHCPGLKVGKVVGERSPSTVATCRLPAAVEFPDAAALVAALRSGRIDAAWTSTVVPSTPDDVVVLGDRTSSIRAENVVPLYRRNELKERQVLALNEIAGELDTGSLADMLGKVATGTDPGAVAEEWLAAHPLGK, from the coding sequence ATGACCCTCCGGCGGGTGGCGATGCTCCTCGCCGTCCTGTTGCTGGCCGGTTGCGGGGGGCCGCCGCCGGCATCGTCGGTCGCCGTCGGGGCCGGTCCCGACGCGGCGGGGACGCTACTGGCCCACCTGTACGCGGCGGCGCTGCGGTCCTACGGGAGTGCGGCGCACGTCGAGCCCAGCCCCGATCCGCTGGCCGACCTGGACACCGGCGACGTCGAGGTGGTGCCGGGGTTCACGGGGCGGCTGCTGGTCCGCTTCGATCCCGGCGCGACGGCCCGCGCGCCCGAGCAGGTCTACCGGTCGATGATCTCGGCGCTGCCGGAGGGCATCGGTGCGGGTGACTATGCGCAGTCCGCAGAGGACAAGCCCGCGTTGGCGGTGACCGACGCGACCGCGGCGAAGTGGGACAGCCGCGACGTGGCGGCGTTGGTTTCACACTGCCCCGGGCTGAAGGTGGGCAAGGTCGTCGGCGAGCGCTCCCCGAGCACCGTCGCGACGTGCCGACTTCCCGCGGCGGTCGAGTTCCCGGACGCCGCGGCGCTGGTGGCCGCGCTGCGGTCGGGTCGGATCGACGCGGCGTGGACGTCGACCGTCGTTCCGTCGACGCCCGACGACGTCGTGGTGCTTGGCGACCGCACCTCGTCCATCCGCGCCGAGAACGTCGTGCCGTTGTACCGACGCAACGAGCTGAAGGAGCGTCAGGTGTTGGCGCTCAACGAGATTGCGGGCGAACTGGACACCGGGTCACTGGCCGACATGCTCGGCAAGGTGGCCACGGGCACCGACCCCGGCGCCGTCGCCGAGGAGTGGCTGGCGGCGCACCCACTCGGCAAGTAG
- a CDS encoding SDR family NAD(P)-dependent oxidoreductase, which produces MEGFAGKVAVVTGAGSGIGRALAIELARSGAKVAISDVDTEGLAETEALLKAIGAPVKADRLDVTEREAFELYADAVKAHFGKVNQIYNNAGIAYTGDIEVSSYKDIERIMDVDFWGVVNGTKAFLPHLIESGDGHVVNVSSIFGLFAVPGQAAYNAAKFAVRGFTEALRQEMAAAKRPVKVTTVHPGGIKTAIARNMTAAENIDKAELAQTFDKKLANTTPEKAAKIILEAVRKNKARVLVGPDAKALDLIVRITGSGYQRLFSSVIAKAMPGMR; this is translated from the coding sequence ATGGAGGGCTTTGCCGGAAAAGTCGCCGTCGTCACCGGAGCCGGATCGGGCATCGGGCGGGCGCTGGCCATCGAGCTGGCCCGATCGGGCGCGAAGGTCGCCATCAGCGACGTCGACACCGAAGGGCTCGCCGAGACCGAAGCGCTCCTGAAGGCGATCGGCGCGCCGGTCAAGGCCGACCGGCTCGACGTGACCGAGCGCGAGGCGTTCGAGCTCTACGCCGATGCCGTGAAAGCGCACTTCGGCAAGGTCAACCAGATATACAACAACGCAGGCATCGCCTACACCGGTGACATCGAGGTCAGCTCCTACAAGGACATCGAACGCATCATGGACGTCGACTTCTGGGGCGTCGTCAACGGCACCAAGGCGTTCCTCCCGCACCTCATCGAGTCCGGCGACGGCCACGTCGTCAACGTCTCCAGCATCTTCGGCCTGTTCGCCGTCCCGGGTCAGGCGGCCTACAACGCGGCCAAGTTCGCGGTGCGCGGCTTCACCGAGGCCCTCCGCCAGGAGATGGCAGCGGCCAAGCGTCCGGTCAAGGTCACCACGGTGCACCCCGGCGGCATCAAGACCGCGATCGCGCGCAACATGACCGCCGCGGAGAACATCGACAAAGCCGAGCTGGCCCAGACCTTCGACAAGAAGTTGGCCAACACGACCCCCGAGAAGGCCGCGAAGATCATCCTCGAGGCGGTCCGCAAGAACAAGGCCCGCGTGCTGGTGGGGCCCGACGCGAAGGCGCTCGACCTGATCGTCCGGATCACCGGATCGGGGTACCAGCGACTGTTCTCCTCGGTCATCGCCAAGGCGATGCCGGGGATGCGCTGA